A portion of the Homo sapiens chromosome 16, GRCh38.p14 Primary Assembly genome contains these proteins:
- the CARMIL2 gene encoding capping protein, Arp2/3 and myosin-I linker protein 2 isoform X3, translated as MAQTPDGISCELRGEITRFLWPKEVELLLKTWLPGEGAVQNHVLALLRWRAYLLHTTCLPLRVDCTFSYLEVQAMALQETPPQVTFELESLRELVLEFPGVAALEQLAQHVAAAIKKVFPRSTLGKLFRRPTPASMLARLERSSPSESTDPCSPCGGFLETYEALCDYNGFPFREEIQWDVDTIYHRQGCRHFSLGDFSHLGSRDLALSVAALSYNLWFRCLSCVDMKLVRGFGSLEVSEQILHMMSQSSHLEELVLETCSLRGDFVRRLAQALAGHSSSGLRELSLAGNLLDDRGMTALSRHLERCPGALRRLSLAQTGLTPRGMRALGRALATNAAFDSTLTHLDLSGNPGALGASEDSGGLYSFLSRPNVLSFLNLAGTDTALDTLFAAVSRGCCTSLTHLDASRNVFSRTKSRAAPAALQLFLSRARTLRHLGLAGCKLPPDALRALLDGLALNTHLRDLHLDLSACELRSAGAQVIQDLVCDAGAVSSLDLADNGFGSDMVTLVLAIGRSRSLRHVALGRNFNVRCKETLDDVLHRIVQLMQDDDCPLQSLSVAESRLKLGASVLLRALATNPNLTALDISGNAMGDAGAKLLAKALRVNSRLRSVVWDRNHTSALGLLDVAQALEQNHSLKAMPLPLNDVAQAQRSRPELTARAVHQIQACLLRNNRADPASSDHTTRLQPLGLVSDPSEQEVNELCQSVQEHVELLGCGAGPQGEAAVRQAEDAIQNANFSLSILPILYEAGSSPSHHWQLGQKLEGLLRQVGEVCRQDIQDFTQATLDTARSLCPQMLQGSSWREQLEGVLAGSRGLPELLPEQLLQDAFTRLRDMRLSITGTLAESIVAQALAGLSAARDQLVESLAQQATVTMPPALPAPDGGEPSLLEPGELEGLFFPEEKEEEKEKDDSPPQKWPELSHGLHLVPFIHSAAEEAEPEPELAAPGEDAEPQAGPSARGSPSPAAPGPPAGPLPRMDLPLAGQPLRHPTRARPRPRRQHHHRPPPGGPQVPPALPQEGNGLSARVDEGVEEFFSKRLIQQDRLWAPEEDPATEGGATPVPRTLRKKLGTLFAFKKPRSTRGPRTDLETSPGAAPRTRKTTFGDLLRPPTRPSRGEELGGAEGDTSSPDPAGRSRPRYTRDSKAYSMILLPAEEEATLGARPDKRRPLERGETELAPSFEQRVQVMLQRIGVSRGSGGAEGKRKQSKDGEIKKAGSDGDIMDSSTEAPPISIKSRTHSVSADPSCRPGPGSQGPESATWKTLGQQLNAELRSRGWGQQDGPGPPSPGQSPSPCRTSPSPDSLGLPEDPCLGPRNEGRRAVSVHEDQLQAPAAFLCPLERPLRLQRSPVLKRRPKLEAPPSPSLGSGLGTEPLPPQPTEPSSPERSPPSPATDQRGGGPNP; from the exons ATGGCCCAGACCCCCGACGGCATCTCCTGTGAGCTCCGAG GCGAGATCACCAGGTTCCTGTGGCCCAAAGAGGTGGAGCTGCTGCTGAAAACCTGGCTACCCGGGGAGGGTGCTGTGCAAAACCATGTCCTG GCACTGCTACGATGGAGAGCCTACCTGCTGCACACCACCTGCCTCCCGCTGAGG GTGGACTGCACGTTCAGCTACCTGGAGGTCCAGGCCATGGCGCTGCAGGAGACACCCCCTCAG GTCACCTTTGAGCTGGAGTCCCTGCGTGAGCTGGTCCTGGAGTTTCCTGGTGTGGCCGCCCTGGAACAGCTGGCCCAGCACGTGGCTGCAGCCATCAAGAAGGTCTTCCCTCGCTCGACCCTTGG GAAGCTATTCCGGAGGCCCACACCAGCCTCCATGCTGGCTCGGCTGGAGAGAAGCAGCCCCTCGGAGTCCACTGACCCCTGCAGCCCCTGTG GTGGCTTCTTGGAGACATACGAGGCTCTGTGTGACTACAATGGCTTCCCTTTCCGAGAGGAGATTCAGTGG GACGTGGACACCATTTACCATCGCCAGGGCTGCCGCCATTTCAGCCTGGGAGACTTCAGCCACCTCGGCAGTCG GGACCTGGCCTTGAGTGTGGCTGCCCTGTCCTACAACCTGTGGTTCCGGTGCCTCTCCTGTGTGGACATGAAGCTGGTGAGGGGGTTCGGG AGCCTTGAGGTCTCAGAACAGATTCTGCACATGATGAGTCAGTCATCACACCTGGAGGAGCTGGTGCTGGAGACCTGCAGCCTGAGGGG AGACTTTGTCCGACGACTGGCCCAGGCGCTGGCGGGACACTCAAGCTCTGGGCTGCGGGAGCTCAGCCTCGCGGGGAACCTGCTGGATGACCGAG GCATGACTGCACTCAGCAGACACCTCGAGCGTTGTCCAGGAGCCCTGAGGAGACTCAGCCTGGCCCAGACAGGGTTGACACCGCGAG GAATGAGGGCTCTGGGCCGGGCACTGGCCACCAATGCCGCCTTCGACTCCACCCTGACCCACCTGGACCTTTCTGGGAATCCTGGGGCGCTGGGGGCCTCCGAGGACAGTGGG GGCCTCTATAGCTTCCTGAGCCGTCCTAACGTACTGTCGTTCCTGAATCTCGCAGGCACCGACACTGCCCTGGACACT CTCTTCGCAGCGGTATCCCGAGGCTGCTGCACCAGCCTTACCCACCTCGACGCTTCGAGGAACGTCTTCTCCCGCAC GAAGTCCCGCGCCGCGCCGGCCGCGCTGCAGCTCTTCCTCAGCCGCGCGCGGACGCTGCGGCACCTGGGCCTGGCGGGCTGCAAGCTGCCGCCCGACGCGCTCAG AGCCCTTTTGGATGGCCTCGCGCTCAACACGCACCTCCGCGACCTGCACCTGGACCTCAGCGCTTGCGAG CTGCGCTCGGCCGGCGCCCAGGTGATACAAGACTTAGTGTGCGACGCAGGCGCTGTGAGCTCCCTGGATCTGGCGGATAACG GCTTCGGCTCAGACATGGTGACTCTGGTGCTGGCCATCGGGAGAAGCCGGTCCCTGAGACATGTGGCGCTTGGAAGGAACTTCAACGTCCGGTGCAA GGAGACCCTGGACGACGTCCTGCACCGGATTGTCCAGCTCATGCAGGACGACGATTGT CCTCTTCAGTCTCTGTCGGTGGCTGAGTCTCGGCTGAAGCTGGGTGCCAGCGTCCTACTCCGGGCCCTAGCCACCAATCCTAACCTGACCGCGCTGGATATCAGCGGCAACGCCATGGGGGACGCGGGCGCCAAGTTGCTGGCCAAGGCGCTGCGGGTCAACTCGAGGCTCCG GTCTGTGGTCTGGGACCGGAACCACACATCTGCTTTGGGTCTGCTGGACGTGGCGCAGGCGCTGGAGCAGAACCACAGCCTGAAGGCCATGCCTCTGCCACTGAACGACGTGGCCCAGGCGCAGCGCAGCCGCCCGGAACTGACAGCACGTGCAGTCCATCAG ATCCAAGCCTGTCTCTTGAGGAACAACCGCGCAGACCCTGCCTCTTCTGACCACACGACCCGCCTTCAGCCACTTGGTCTGGTCTCAGACCCCTCAGAGCAG GAAGTGAATGAATTGTGTCAGTCGGTGCAGGAGCATGTGGAGCTGCTGGGCTGTGGGGCTGGGCCCCAGGGTGAAGCCGCTGTGCGCCAGGCCGAGGATGCCATCCAAAATGCCAACTTCTCTCTCAGC ATTCTCCCCATTCTATATGAAGCTGGAAGCTCCCCAAGCCATCACTGGCAGCTTGGGCAGAAGCTGGAGGGCCTTCTGAGACAGGTGGGCGAGGTCTGCCGCCAGGACATCCAG GACTTCACTCAGGCCACACTGGACACAGCAAGGAGCCTCTGCCCACAGATGCTGCAGGGATCCAGCTGGAGGGAGCAGCTAGAGGGGGTCCTGGCAGGCTCGAGGGGCCTCCCGGAGCTGCTCCCAGAGCAGCTGCTGCAAGATGCCTTCACTAGGCTCAG GGACATGCGGCTATCAATCACGGGGACCTTGGCAGAGAGCATTGTGGCTCAGGCTTTGGCAGGCCTGAGTGCAGCCCGGGATCAGCTG GTGGAGAGTCTGGCTCAGCAGGCAACAGTGACAATGCCCCCTGCCCTACCAGCACCGGATGGAGGTGAGCCCAGCCTCCTTGAGCCTGGGGAATTGGAAGGTCTTTTCTTCCccgaggagaaggaagaggagaaggagaag GATGACAGTCCTCCACAGAAATGGCCTGAGCTCAGCCACGGTCTTCACCTGGTCCCCTTCATTCACA GTGCTGCTGAGGAAGCGGAGCCGGAGCCCGAGCTGGCGGCTCCGGGAGAAGATGCAGAGCCGCAGGCGGGGCCGTCCGCGCGCGGCTCTCCGAGCCCTGCCGCCCCTGGGCCCCCGGCCGGCCCGCTGCCCCGCATGGACCTGCCACTGGCGGGGCAGCCCCTGCGCCATCCGACCCGGGCCCGGCCGCGGCCGCGCCGCCAGCACCACCACCGCCCGCCGCCGGGGGGCCCCCAG GTACCCCCAGCCTTGCCGCAGGAAGGGAATGGGCTCAGTGCCCGCGTGGACGAGGGCGTGGAGGAATTCTTCTCCAAAAGGCTGATCCAGCAGGATCGCCT CTGGGCCCCCGAGGAGGACCCGGCCACTGAGGGGGGCGCCACTCCTGTCCCCCGTACACTGCGAAAGAAGCTGGGCACCCTCTTTGCCTTCAAGAAGCCTCGTTCAACGCGGGGTCCACGGACTGATCTAGAGACCAGCCCTGGGGCAGCTCCCCGAACCCGAAAAACTACATTTGGCGACCTACTGCGGCCGCCAACCCGTCCCAGCCGTGGTGAGGAGCTTGGTGGGGCTGAGGGGGACACCAGCAGCCCTGACCCTGCCGGCAGGAGCCGACCTCGCTACACAAGAGATAGCAAGGCCTACTCGATGATACTGCTGCCTGCCGAGGAGGAGGCAACGCTGGGTGCCAGACCCGACAAG CGGCGGCCCCTGGAGCGGGGAGAAACAGAACTGGCTCCATCCTTTGAACAGCGGGTACAAGTAATGCTGCAGAGGATAGGCGTCAGCCGAGGCAGCGGGGGTGCCGAAGGCAAGAGGAAGCAA AGCAAAGATGGCGAGATCAAGAAAGCTGGCTCAGATG GTGACATTATGGACAGTTCCACGGAGGCCCCTCCCATCTCGATCAAGTCCCGCACCCACTCTGTGTCTGCTG ACCCTTCCTGCAGACCTGGCCCAGGGAGCCAGGGGCCTGAGTCTGCCACCTGGAAGACACTGGGGCAGCAGTTGAATGCGGAGCTCAGGAGCCGTGGTTGGGGCCAACAGGATGGTCCAGGCCCTCCCTCCCCTGGTCAAAGCCCAAGTCCCTGCAGAACCAGCCCCTCCCCAgacagcctgggcctcccagaggaCCCTTGCTTGGGCCCCAGAAATGAAG GGCGGCGAGCAGTGTCTGTGCATGAGGACCAGCTCCAGGCCCCTGCTG CCTTTCTGTGTCCCTTAGAACGGCCCCTGAGGCTGCAGCGCTCCCCCGTCCTCAAACGCAGGCCAAAACTCGAGGCACCTCCATCCCCAAGCCTAG GATCTGGCCTTGGAACCGAGCCTCTGCCCCCACAGCCCACAGAGCCCTCCAGCCCTGAGCGGAGCCCACCCTCCCCAGCCACAGACCAAAGAGGCGGCGGCCCCAATCCCTga
- the CARMIL2 gene encoding capping protein, Arp2/3 and myosin-I linker protein 2 isoform 4 (isoform 4 is encoded by transcript variant 4), with translation MAQTPDGISCELRGEITRFLWPKEVELLLKTWLPGEGAVQNHVLALLRWRAYLLHTTCLPLRVDCTFSYLEVQAMALQETPPQVTFELESLRELVLEFPGVAALEQLAQHVAAAIKKVFPRSTLGKLFRRPTPASMLARLERSSPSESTDPCSPCGGFLETYEALCDYNGFPFREEIQWDVDTIYHRQGCRHFSLGDFSHLGSRDLALSVAALSYNLWFRCLSCVDMKLSLEVSEQILHMMSQSSHLEELVLETCSLRGDFVRRLAQALAGHSSSGLRELSLAGNLLDDRGMTALSRHLERCPGALRRLSLAQTGLTPRGMRALGRALATNAAFDSTLTHLDLSGNPGALGASEDSGGLYSFLSRPNVLSFLNLAGTDTALDTLFAAVSRGCCTSLTHLDASRNVFSRTKSRAAPAALQLFLSRARTLRHLGLAGCKLPPDALRALLDGLALNTHLRDLHLDLSACELRSAGAQVIQDLVCDAGAVSSLDLADNGFGSDMVTLVLAIGRSRSLRHVALGRNFNVRCKETLDDVLHRIVQLMQDDDCPLQSLSVAESRLKLGASVLLRALATNPNLTALDISGNAMGDAGAKLLAKALRVNSRLRSVVWDRNHTSALGLLDVAQALEQNHSLKAMPLPLNDVAQAQRSRPELTARAVHQIQACLLRNNRADPASSDHTTRLQPLGLVSDPSEQEVNELCQSVQEHVELLGCGAGPQGEAAVRQAEDAIQNANFSLSILPILYEAGSSPSHHWQLGQKLEGLLRQVGEVCRQDIQDFTQATLDTARSLCPQMLQGSSWREQLEGVLAGSRGLPELLPEQLLQDAFTRLRDMRLSITGTLAESIVAQALAGLSAARDQLVESLAQQATVTMPPALPAPDGGEPSLLEPGELEGLFFPEEKEEEKEKDDSPPQKWPELSHGLHLVPFIHSAAEEAEPEPELAAPGEDAEPQAGPSARGSPSPAAPGPPAGPLPRMDLPLAGQPLRHPTRARPRPRRQHHHRPPPGGPQVPPALPQEGNGLSARVDEGVEEFFSKRLIQQDRLWAPEEDPATEGGATPVPRTLRKKLGTLFAFKKPRSTRGPRTDLETSPGAAPRTRKTTFGDLLRPPTRPSRGEELGGAEGDTSSPDPAGRSRPRYTRDSKAYSMILLPAEEEATLGARPDKRRPLERGETELAPSFEQRVQVMLQRIGVSRGSGGAEGKRKQSKDGEIKKAGSDGDIMDSSTEAPPISIKSRTHSVSADPSCRPGPGSQGPESATWKTLGQQLNAELRSRGWGQQDGPGPPSPGQSPSPCRTSPSPDSLGLPEDPCLGPRNEDGQLRPRPLSAGRRAVSVHEDQLQAPAERPLRLQRSPVLKRRPKLEAPPSPSLGSGLGTEPLPPQPTEPSSPERSPPSPATDQRGGGPNP, from the exons ATGGCCCAGACCCCCGACGGCATCTCCTGTGAGCTCCGAG GCGAGATCACCAGGTTCCTGTGGCCCAAAGAGGTGGAGCTGCTGCTGAAAACCTGGCTACCCGGGGAGGGTGCTGTGCAAAACCATGTCCTG GCACTGCTACGATGGAGAGCCTACCTGCTGCACACCACCTGCCTCCCGCTGAGG GTGGACTGCACGTTCAGCTACCTGGAGGTCCAGGCCATGGCGCTGCAGGAGACACCCCCTCAG GTCACCTTTGAGCTGGAGTCCCTGCGTGAGCTGGTCCTGGAGTTTCCTGGTGTGGCCGCCCTGGAACAGCTGGCCCAGCACGTGGCTGCAGCCATCAAGAAGGTCTTCCCTCGCTCGACCCTTGG GAAGCTATTCCGGAGGCCCACACCAGCCTCCATGCTGGCTCGGCTGGAGAGAAGCAGCCCCTCGGAGTCCACTGACCCCTGCAGCCCCTGTG GTGGCTTCTTGGAGACATACGAGGCTCTGTGTGACTACAATGGCTTCCCTTTCCGAGAGGAGATTCAGTGG GACGTGGACACCATTTACCATCGCCAGGGCTGCCGCCATTTCAGCCTGGGAGACTTCAGCCACCTCGGCAGTCG GGACCTGGCCTTGAGTGTGGCTGCCCTGTCCTACAACCTGTGGTTCCGGTGCCTCTCCTGTGTGGACATGAAGCTG AGCCTTGAGGTCTCAGAACAGATTCTGCACATGATGAGTCAGTCATCACACCTGGAGGAGCTGGTGCTGGAGACCTGCAGCCTGAGGGG AGACTTTGTCCGACGACTGGCCCAGGCGCTGGCGGGACACTCAAGCTCTGGGCTGCGGGAGCTCAGCCTCGCGGGGAACCTGCTGGATGACCGAG GCATGACTGCACTCAGCAGACACCTCGAGCGTTGTCCAGGAGCCCTGAGGAGACTCAGCCTGGCCCAGACAGGGTTGACACCGCGAG GAATGAGGGCTCTGGGCCGGGCACTGGCCACCAATGCCGCCTTCGACTCCACCCTGACCCACCTGGACCTTTCTGGGAATCCTGGGGCGCTGGGGGCCTCCGAGGACAGTGGG GGCCTCTATAGCTTCCTGAGCCGTCCTAACGTACTGTCGTTCCTGAATCTCGCAGGCACCGACACTGCCCTGGACACT CTCTTCGCAGCGGTATCCCGAGGCTGCTGCACCAGCCTTACCCACCTCGACGCTTCGAGGAACGTCTTCTCCCGCAC GAAGTCCCGCGCCGCGCCGGCCGCGCTGCAGCTCTTCCTCAGCCGCGCGCGGACGCTGCGGCACCTGGGCCTGGCGGGCTGCAAGCTGCCGCCCGACGCGCTCAG AGCCCTTTTGGATGGCCTCGCGCTCAACACGCACCTCCGCGACCTGCACCTGGACCTCAGCGCTTGCGAG CTGCGCTCGGCCGGCGCCCAGGTGATACAAGACTTAGTGTGCGACGCAGGCGCTGTGAGCTCCCTGGATCTGGCGGATAACG GCTTCGGCTCAGACATGGTGACTCTGGTGCTGGCCATCGGGAGAAGCCGGTCCCTGAGACATGTGGCGCTTGGAAGGAACTTCAACGTCCGGTGCAA GGAGACCCTGGACGACGTCCTGCACCGGATTGTCCAGCTCATGCAGGACGACGATTGT CCTCTTCAGTCTCTGTCGGTGGCTGAGTCTCGGCTGAAGCTGGGTGCCAGCGTCCTACTCCGGGCCCTAGCCACCAATCCTAACCTGACCGCGCTGGATATCAGCGGCAACGCCATGGGGGACGCGGGCGCCAAGTTGCTGGCCAAGGCGCTGCGGGTCAACTCGAGGCTCCG GTCTGTGGTCTGGGACCGGAACCACACATCTGCTTTGGGTCTGCTGGACGTGGCGCAGGCGCTGGAGCAGAACCACAGCCTGAAGGCCATGCCTCTGCCACTGAACGACGTGGCCCAGGCGCAGCGCAGCCGCCCGGAACTGACAGCACGTGCAGTCCATCAG ATCCAAGCCTGTCTCTTGAGGAACAACCGCGCAGACCCTGCCTCTTCTGACCACACGACCCGCCTTCAGCCACTTGGTCTGGTCTCAGACCCCTCAGAGCAG GAAGTGAATGAATTGTGTCAGTCGGTGCAGGAGCATGTGGAGCTGCTGGGCTGTGGGGCTGGGCCCCAGGGTGAAGCCGCTGTGCGCCAGGCCGAGGATGCCATCCAAAATGCCAACTTCTCTCTCAGC ATTCTCCCCATTCTATATGAAGCTGGAAGCTCCCCAAGCCATCACTGGCAGCTTGGGCAGAAGCTGGAGGGCCTTCTGAGACAGGTGGGCGAGGTCTGCCGCCAGGACATCCAG GACTTCACTCAGGCCACACTGGACACAGCAAGGAGCCTCTGCCCACAGATGCTGCAGGGATCCAGCTGGAGGGAGCAGCTAGAGGGGGTCCTGGCAGGCTCGAGGGGCCTCCCGGAGCTGCTCCCAGAGCAGCTGCTGCAAGATGCCTTCACTAGGCTCAG GGACATGCGGCTATCAATCACGGGGACCTTGGCAGAGAGCATTGTGGCTCAGGCTTTGGCAGGCCTGAGTGCAGCCCGGGATCAGCTG GTGGAGAGTCTGGCTCAGCAGGCAACAGTGACAATGCCCCCTGCCCTACCAGCACCGGATGGAGGTGAGCCCAGCCTCCTTGAGCCTGGGGAATTGGAAGGTCTTTTCTTCCccgaggagaaggaagaggagaaggagaag GATGACAGTCCTCCACAGAAATGGCCTGAGCTCAGCCACGGTCTTCACCTGGTCCCCTTCATTCACA GTGCTGCTGAGGAAGCGGAGCCGGAGCCCGAGCTGGCGGCTCCGGGAGAAGATGCAGAGCCGCAGGCGGGGCCGTCCGCGCGCGGCTCTCCGAGCCCTGCCGCCCCTGGGCCCCCGGCCGGCCCGCTGCCCCGCATGGACCTGCCACTGGCGGGGCAGCCCCTGCGCCATCCGACCCGGGCCCGGCCGCGGCCGCGCCGCCAGCACCACCACCGCCCGCCGCCGGGGGGCCCCCAG GTACCCCCAGCCTTGCCGCAGGAAGGGAATGGGCTCAGTGCCCGCGTGGACGAGGGCGTGGAGGAATTCTTCTCCAAAAGGCTGATCCAGCAGGATCGCCT CTGGGCCCCCGAGGAGGACCCGGCCACTGAGGGGGGCGCCACTCCTGTCCCCCGTACACTGCGAAAGAAGCTGGGCACCCTCTTTGCCTTCAAGAAGCCTCGTTCAACGCGGGGTCCACGGACTGATCTAGAGACCAGCCCTGGGGCAGCTCCCCGAACCCGAAAAACTACATTTGGCGACCTACTGCGGCCGCCAACCCGTCCCAGCCGTGGTGAGGAGCTTGGTGGGGCTGAGGGGGACACCAGCAGCCCTGACCCTGCCGGCAGGAGCCGACCTCGCTACACAAGAGATAGCAAGGCCTACTCGATGATACTGCTGCCTGCCGAGGAGGAGGCAACGCTGGGTGCCAGACCCGACAAG CGGCGGCCCCTGGAGCGGGGAGAAACAGAACTGGCTCCATCCTTTGAACAGCGGGTACAAGTAATGCTGCAGAGGATAGGCGTCAGCCGAGGCAGCGGGGGTGCCGAAGGCAAGAGGAAGCAA AGCAAAGATGGCGAGATCAAGAAAGCTGGCTCAGATG GTGACATTATGGACAGTTCCACGGAGGCCCCTCCCATCTCGATCAAGTCCCGCACCCACTCTGTGTCTGCTG ACCCTTCCTGCAGACCTGGCCCAGGGAGCCAGGGGCCTGAGTCTGCCACCTGGAAGACACTGGGGCAGCAGTTGAATGCGGAGCTCAGGAGCCGTGGTTGGGGCCAACAGGATGGTCCAGGCCCTCCCTCCCCTGGTCAAAGCCCAAGTCCCTGCAGAACCAGCCCCTCCCCAgacagcctgggcctcccagaggaCCCTTGCTTGGGCCCCAGAAATGAAG ATGGCCAGCTGAGGCCGAGGCCTCTCTCGGCAGGGCGGCGAGCAGTGTCTGTGCATGAGGACCAGCTCCAGGCCCCTGCTG AACGGCCCCTGAGGCTGCAGCGCTCCCCCGTCCTCAAACGCAGGCCAAAACTCGAGGCACCTCCATCCCCAAGCCTAG GATCTGGCCTTGGAACCGAGCCTCTGCCCCCACAGCCCACAGAGCCCTCCAGCCCTGAGCGGAGCCCACCCTCCCCAGCCACAGACCAAAGAGGCGGCGGCCCCAATCCCTga